The Gemmatimonadales bacterium genome window below encodes:
- a CDS encoding YggT family protein has product MIPALLQLVARWLAVAALAYAAVIALTTGAVRSKRLSPFGGWARFVRRMSEPVLLPLERRILRSGGNPKDAPLWLLVIVVVGGLLLIAGIDWLIGFAYEMAGLAHATPQIWLIEAVSWVFRILMIALIVRVIAAWIGISPHRPWMRPVMALTEWLLEPLRRVLPPFGPLDLSPLVAYFLLWIAQQAVIRALV; this is encoded by the coding sequence GTGATCCCGGCACTCCTGCAGCTCGTGGCGCGCTGGCTTGCGGTCGCGGCGCTCGCGTACGCGGCGGTCATCGCGCTCACCACAGGGGCGGTGCGGTCGAAGCGGTTGAGCCCGTTCGGCGGCTGGGCGAGGTTCGTCCGCCGGATGAGCGAGCCGGTGCTGCTACCGCTCGAGCGGCGGATCCTTCGCTCGGGCGGGAACCCGAAGGATGCGCCGCTCTGGCTGCTCGTGATCGTCGTCGTGGGCGGTTTGCTGCTCATCGCGGGCATCGACTGGCTGATCGGGTTCGCCTACGAGATGGCCGGGCTGGCGCACGCGACCCCGCAGATCTGGCTCATCGAGGCGGTGTCGTGGGTCTTCCGGATCCTGATGATCGCGCTCATCGTGCGGGTGATTGCGGCGTGGATCGGCATCTCGCCGCACCGGCCGTGGATGCGGCCGGTGATGGCGCTCACCGAGTGGCTGCTTGAACCGCTCCGGCGGGTGCTGCCGCCATTTGGGCCGCTCGACTTGAGCCCGCTCGTCGCGTACTTTCTGCTCTGGATCGCGCAGCAGGCGGTGATTCGCGCGCTGGTGTGA
- a CDS encoding GNAT family N-acetyltransferase codes for MDERQIREMEQDSDFAQWFAELVSESSESGDAAGWGSPVNDHYLVLSNEIGDWIGGLRFSVRGGVSQLLDVAVLPSERHQGYAHQLLAAFEERSREAGAQLAEFWTDDLESEPLLGALGWRRVLRREGYIGGRVWILLEKSLGADRD; via the coding sequence ATGGACGAGCGCCAGATCAGAGAAATGGAACAGGACAGCGACTTCGCACAGTGGTTCGCCGAGCTCGTGAGCGAATCGAGCGAGTCGGGCGACGCCGCGGGCTGGGGGAGCCCGGTCAACGATCACTATCTCGTGCTGAGCAACGAGATCGGCGACTGGATCGGGGGCCTCCGCTTCTCGGTACGGGGTGGTGTGTCGCAACTGCTCGACGTGGCGGTGCTGCCGTCGGAGCGCCACCAGGGCTACGCGCACCAGCTCTTGGCGGCCTTCGAGGAGCGGTCGCGCGAGGCGGGTGCGCAGCTGGCCGAGTTCTGGACTGACGACCTCGAGTCGGAGCCGCTGCTTGGGGCGCTGGGGTGGCGGCGGGTGCTGCGCCGGGAGGGGTACATCGGCGGCCGGGTGTGGATTCTCCTCGAGAAATCGCTCGGCGCCGACCGGGATTAA
- a CDS encoding GMC family oxidoreductase N-terminal domain-containing protein, with translation MARRPADACDYLVIGAGSAGCVVSTRLSENPDVRVLLLEAGGSDAHAAVEDPTRWPTLFYGALDWGYSTTAQHHAAGRVVHCPRGKMIGGCHSHNANAWVRGHPTDFDNWAYQGNPGWDFASVLPLFKKIEDYAGGPSEYRAVGGPLHVQLPDDPNPIASAFIAGAGEMGLPIVEDNNGPSMLGASFFNVTIKNGKRNSVARAYLEAARQRSNLTVHTNAEVHCLRFEGTRCVGVEYRRDGAPASARAAREVIVCAGAIGSPRLLQLSGIGPADELRALDVHVTVNLPGVGKNLHDHPLVGAINYETKGTLPPPRNNGAESTLWWKSDQRMICPDIQPVIIEFPFATPELAGRLPSPNCYAIAPSLVRPAARGSVTITSPDPTIPPAIDMNYLGRDADVQALLFAIDLCREIGATGAFAEFRKREVMPGPLGRAEMADFLRQSVTTYFHPAGSCKMGIDETCVVDPELRVYGTQGLRVADASIMPTVTTGNTNAPSVMIGEKAAAMISGNGAA, from the coding sequence ATGGCCCGGCGGCCGGCGGACGCCTGCGACTACCTCGTGATCGGCGCTGGCTCCGCGGGGTGTGTGGTGAGCACCCGGCTCTCGGAGAACCCCGACGTCCGGGTGCTGCTGCTCGAGGCGGGTGGTTCGGACGCGCACGCCGCGGTGGAGGACCCGACCAGGTGGCCGACGCTCTTCTACGGTGCCCTGGATTGGGGCTACAGCACCACGGCCCAGCACCATGCAGCAGGTCGCGTGGTCCACTGCCCCCGCGGCAAGATGATCGGCGGCTGTCACAGCCATAACGCGAACGCCTGGGTGCGCGGCCACCCGACCGATTTCGACAACTGGGCCTATCAGGGCAACCCCGGCTGGGACTTCGCGAGCGTACTGCCGCTCTTCAAGAAAATCGAGGACTACGCCGGGGGGCCAAGCGAGTACCGCGCAGTCGGCGGGCCGCTGCACGTGCAACTGCCGGACGACCCCAATCCGATCGCGAGCGCCTTCATTGCCGGCGCTGGGGAGATGGGGCTGCCGATCGTGGAGGACAACAACGGCCCGTCCATGCTCGGCGCGAGCTTCTTCAACGTCACCATCAAGAACGGCAAGCGGAACAGCGTGGCGCGCGCCTATCTGGAGGCGGCCAGGCAGCGATCGAACCTCACGGTGCACACCAACGCCGAAGTACACTGCCTGCGGTTCGAGGGCACCCGGTGCGTTGGCGTCGAATACCGGCGGGATGGCGCGCCGGCGTCGGCGCGGGCGGCACGTGAGGTGATCGTCTGCGCTGGCGCGATCGGCTCGCCGCGGCTCCTGCAGCTTTCCGGGATCGGCCCCGCGGACGAGTTGCGGGCGCTCGACGTGCACGTCACGGTGAACCTGCCCGGCGTGGGAAAGAACCTGCACGACCATCCGCTGGTGGGCGCCATCAACTACGAAACGAAAGGCACCCTGCCGCCGCCGAGGAACAACGGCGCCGAGAGCACGCTCTGGTGGAAGTCGGATCAGCGGATGATCTGTCCCGACATCCAGCCGGTGATCATAGAGTTTCCGTTCGCCACGCCGGAGCTCGCGGGAAGGCTCCCGTCGCCCAACTGCTATGCGATCGCGCCGTCGCTCGTGCGTCCGGCCGCGCGCGGCAGTGTCACGATCACCTCGCCCGACCCCACGATCCCGCCGGCGATCGACATGAACTACCTGGGCCGGGATGCGGACGTTCAGGCGCTGCTCTTCGCGATCGATCTCTGCCGGGAAATCGGCGCCACCGGCGCCTTTGCCGAATTTCGCAAGCGGGAAGTAATGCCCGGGCCGCTCGGCCGCGCCGAGATGGCCGACTTTCTCCGCCAGAGCGTCACGACGTACTTCCACCCCGCCGGGAGTTGCAAGATGGGGATCGACGAGACCTGCGTCGTGGACCCCGAGCTCAGGGTGTACGGAACCCAGGGGCTCCGGGTGGCGGACGCCTCGATCATGCCCACGGTCACGACCGGCAACACGAACGCCCCCTCGGTCATGATCGGCGAGAAGGCGGCCGCGATGATCTCAGGGAACGGCGCCGCCTGA
- a CDS encoding LysR family transcriptional regulator has translation MPDAASALPPGLAGQIKGWLVLDGEFLMGPRYVQLLEGIDRTGTIRAGCRTTRMSYRTCLTRIRRMERALGTPLVVTRRGGAVRGRAELTPEARRLIRLYRAWRDRVERASARAFARALARPQA, from the coding sequence ATGCCAGACGCTGCTTCCGCTCTCCCGCCGGGCCTCGCCGGCCAGATCAAGGGCTGGCTCGTGCTTGACGGCGAGTTCCTCATGGGCCCGCGCTATGTGCAACTGCTCGAAGGCATCGATCGCACGGGGACCATTCGCGCGGGGTGCCGTACCACTCGGATGAGCTATCGCACCTGCTTGACCCGCATCCGGCGAATGGAGCGGGCGCTCGGCACGCCGCTCGTCGTGACTCGGCGAGGCGGCGCCGTGCGCGGCCGGGCGGAGCTCACGCCCGAAGCGCGCCGCCTCATTCGACTCTACCGCGCGTGGCGCGACCGTGTCGAGCGCGCGAGCGCCCGCGCGTTTGCCCGGGCGCTCGCGCGGCCTCAAGCGTAG
- the mgtE gene encoding magnesium transporter codes for MTAKSAPPSPELLYLLSGDEEDFQAACADFLPADIAEALNDLPLEPAVRVVAALPFHRAVQVFDEPELSRRGEIVARLDASRAVPLVEAMSADQQVELFRELDPEARGRLSHVLAAPTRQALDLLMRYPPTSAGGIMTTEYLGVPGDWTVERVQAYIREVGQAKETVYAIYVLDPRDQRLRHVVSLRELMVADPHQHVAEVSDAPKLVSVRPFTDREEVARLISKYNLLAIPVLDDAQRVLGIVTVDDIIDALVRENTEDVQKFGGMEALEEPYMQIGLINMVKKRAGWLCALFLGEMLTATAMGHFEAEISRAVVLALFIPLIISSGGNSGSQATSLIIRAMALREVTLRDWWRVAMRELPSGLALGVILGLIGILRIFTWQAVGWYDYGANYRLVALTVGMALVGVVLFGSLAGSMLPFVLRRLGFDPASASAPFVATLVDVTGLVIYFSVALVILRGTLL; via the coding sequence ATGACCGCGAAGTCCGCCCCCCCCTCCCCCGAACTGCTCTACCTCCTCTCCGGCGACGAGGAGGACTTCCAGGCTGCGTGCGCCGATTTTCTCCCGGCCGACATCGCCGAGGCGCTGAACGACCTGCCGCTCGAGCCGGCGGTGCGCGTGGTGGCGGCGCTGCCGTTCCACCGCGCCGTGCAGGTGTTCGACGAGCCCGAGTTGAGCCGCCGCGGCGAGATCGTGGCCCGGCTCGATGCGTCGCGCGCGGTGCCGCTGGTCGAGGCGATGTCGGCCGACCAGCAGGTAGAGCTGTTCCGCGAGCTCGACCCCGAGGCACGCGGACGGCTGAGCCATGTCCTGGCCGCGCCCACGCGGCAGGCGCTCGACCTGCTCATGCGCTATCCGCCGACCAGCGCCGGCGGCATCATGACGACCGAGTATCTCGGCGTCCCGGGCGATTGGACGGTCGAGCGGGTCCAGGCCTACATCCGCGAGGTCGGCCAGGCGAAGGAGACGGTGTACGCGATCTACGTGCTGGACCCGCGCGATCAGCGGCTCCGCCACGTCGTGTCGCTCCGCGAGCTCATGGTGGCCGACCCGCACCAGCACGTCGCCGAGGTGAGCGATGCGCCCAAGCTGGTGAGCGTCCGGCCCTTTACTGATCGCGAGGAGGTCGCGCGGCTCATTTCCAAGTACAACCTCCTGGCAATCCCCGTGCTCGACGACGCCCAGCGGGTGCTCGGCATCGTGACGGTGGACGACATCATCGATGCGCTGGTGCGCGAAAACACCGAGGACGTGCAGAAGTTCGGCGGTATGGAGGCGCTCGAGGAGCCCTACATGCAGATCGGGCTCATCAACATGGTGAAAAAGCGGGCGGGGTGGCTCTGCGCCCTCTTCCTCGGCGAAATGCTCACGGCCACGGCAATGGGGCACTTCGAGGCGGAGATCAGCCGCGCCGTAGTGCTGGCGCTCTTCATTCCGCTCATCATCAGCTCGGGCGGCAACTCAGGGTCGCAGGCCACCTCGCTCATCATCCGCGCGATGGCGCTCCGTGAGGTGACGCTGCGCGACTGGTGGCGCGTGGCGATGCGCGAGCTGCCGTCGGGCCTCGCCCTCGGCGTGATCCTCGGGCTTATCGGCATCCTGCGCATCTTCACGTGGCAGGCCGTGGGATGGTACGACTACGGGGCGAACTACCGGCTGGTGGCGCTCACCGTGGGGATGGCGCTCGTGGGCGTGGTACTCTTCGGCTCGCTCGCCGGCTCGATGCTGCCGTTCGTGCTCCGCCGCCTCGGCTTCGATCCGGCGAGCGCGTCCGCCCCATTCGTGGCGACGCTGGTGGACGTGACCGGCCTCGTGATCTACTTCAGCGTGGCGCTCGTGATCCTCCGGGGCACCTTACTCTAG
- a CDS encoding ABC transporter permease — protein sequence MSGVSTAWGIVVRDLVRSVRQRSRLLAGLVRPFIWVFLVGAGFNSITRIEGGLSYQAFAYPGGIVMAGLFGGMLTAISTVYDREFGMLRLMLASPSGAGAVLAGRAVAAAVIGGVQGAIVLACAPLALSMTAGDFARGAAALALTALASATLGLLVAARLTSVENFGGVINVVLFPLLFVSGALYPTQGMPPVLRAFARINPVTYMADLMRHALRQPAEFSVSTDIAVLAATTVLAFGLTAALFDPEQRFVRGRAPRR from the coding sequence GTGAGCGGTGTCAGCACCGCCTGGGGGATCGTCGTGCGCGATCTCGTCCGGAGCGTACGGCAGCGCAGCCGGCTGCTGGCGGGCCTCGTCCGCCCGTTCATCTGGGTCTTTCTCGTGGGCGCCGGCTTCAACTCGATCACGCGAATCGAGGGCGGCCTCAGCTATCAGGCCTTCGCCTATCCCGGCGGCATCGTGATGGCGGGGCTCTTCGGCGGCATGCTCACCGCGATCTCGACGGTGTACGACCGGGAATTCGGCATGCTGCGGCTCATGCTGGCGAGTCCCTCGGGGGCCGGCGCGGTGCTCGCCGGCCGCGCAGTGGCCGCGGCCGTGATCGGCGGGGTGCAGGGCGCCATCGTGCTCGCGTGCGCGCCGCTCGCGCTCTCCATGACTGCCGGCGACTTCGCCCGTGGGGCCGCCGCGCTCGCCCTTACCGCGCTCGCGAGTGCCACGCTCGGGTTGCTGGTGGCAGCGCGGCTCACCTCGGTAGAGAACTTCGGCGGCGTCATCAACGTGGTGCTTTTTCCGCTGCTCTTCGTGAGCGGGGCGCTCTACCCCACGCAGGGTATGCCGCCCGTGCTGCGCGCGTTCGCGCGGATCAATCCGGTCACCTACATGGCCGACCTGATGCGCCATGCGCTCCGCCAGCCGGCTGAATTCTCCGTCTCGACCGATATCGCGGTGCTCGCGGCAACGACCGTGCTCGCCTTCGGGCTCACGGCGGCGCTATTCGATCCTGAGCAGCGCTTCGTGCGGGGCAGGGCGCCGCGGCGCTGA
- the pruA gene encoding L-glutamate gamma-semialdehyde dehydrogenase: MSGVPNLPVPANEPVLSYAPGTAERAALKQALGTVGAEAVEIPIVVGGRELRGASTHPVVSPHCHGRVLARVHQADAAIVTRAVDAALEAHRDWSHWRFEDRAAVFLRAAERLATTHRQLLNAATMLGQSKTAFQAEIDSACELIDFLRFNVHFAERIYREQPASAPGVWNRLDHRPLEGFVYSVTPFNFTAIGGNLPTAPALMGNTVVWKPSATAALSNWHFYRLLMESGLPPGVINFVPGDPVLVSDVLLAHRMLGGIHFTGSTTVFRELWRRVGENLSGYVSYPRLVGETGGKDFILAHESADPAALVAATVRGAFEYQGQKCSAASRLYVPDTLWPRVRDALVAAIEQIRVGDVADFRNFMGAVIDRRAFDRIRGHLESAGHASGVRMLAGGGADDRVGYFVQPTLLESQDPGSTLMCEEIFGPVLTAHVYPAARWADTLALVDRTSPYALTGAVFARDQRALAQADRALRNAAGNYYVNDKPTGAVVGQQPFGGARASGTDDKAGSILNLLRWVAPRSIKETFAPPTDWRYPFMAEP; the protein is encoded by the coding sequence ATGAGCGGCGTTCCGAATCTTCCGGTCCCGGCCAACGAGCCGGTCCTCTCATACGCCCCCGGCACCGCCGAGCGCGCGGCGCTCAAGCAGGCGCTCGGGACGGTGGGCGCGGAGGCCGTCGAAATCCCGATCGTCGTGGGCGGGCGCGAGCTCCGCGGCGCGAGCACGCACCCGGTGGTCTCGCCCCACTGCCACGGGCGCGTGCTCGCGCGGGTTCACCAGGCGGACGCCGCGATCGTGACGCGCGCCGTCGACGCCGCGCTCGAGGCGCACCGGGACTGGAGCCACTGGCGCTTCGAGGATCGCGCCGCCGTCTTTCTCCGGGCCGCCGAGCGCCTCGCCACCACCCATCGCCAACTGCTCAACGCGGCCACCATGCTGGGGCAGAGTAAGACGGCGTTCCAAGCGGAAATCGACAGCGCCTGCGAGTTGATCGACTTCCTACGGTTCAACGTGCACTTCGCCGAGCGGATCTACCGCGAACAGCCCGCCTCCGCGCCGGGCGTGTGGAACCGGCTCGATCACCGTCCGCTCGAAGGGTTCGTCTACTCCGTGACGCCGTTCAACTTCACCGCGATCGGCGGCAATCTCCCCACCGCGCCCGCGCTCATGGGCAATACGGTTGTGTGGAAGCCTTCCGCCACGGCGGCGCTCAGCAACTGGCACTTCTACCGCCTGCTCATGGAGTCGGGCTTGCCACCCGGCGTCATCAATTTCGTCCCGGGAGATCCGGTGCTGGTGAGTGACGTGCTGCTCGCGCACCGCATGCTGGGCGGCATCCACTTTACCGGCTCGACCACCGTCTTCCGGGAGCTCTGGCGGCGCGTGGGCGAGAATCTGAGCGGCTACGTGAGCTATCCGCGGCTGGTGGGTGAGACCGGCGGTAAGGATTTCATCCTCGCGCACGAGAGCGCGGATCCGGCGGCGTTGGTGGCGGCGACGGTGCGCGGCGCGTTCGAGTATCAGGGGCAGAAGTGCAGCGCGGCCTCGCGGCTCTACGTCCCCGACACGCTCTGGCCCCGGGTCCGCGACGCGCTCGTCGCCGCCATCGAGCAAATCCGCGTGGGCGACGTCGCCGATTTCCGCAATTTCATGGGCGCCGTGATCGACCGGCGCGCGTTCGACCGGATCCGCGGGCACCTCGAATCCGCCGGGCACGCATCCGGCGTGCGCATGCTGGCCGGCGGCGGCGCCGACGACCGCGTCGGCTACTTCGTCCAGCCGACGCTGCTCGAGTCCCAAGACCCGGGCTCGACGCTCATGTGCGAGGAGATCTTCGGCCCCGTGCTCACCGCGCACGTGTATCCTGCCGCGCGGTGGGCCGATACGCTGGCGCTGGTCGATCGGACGAGTCCGTACGCGCTCACCGGCGCGGTGTTCGCGCGCGACCAGCGCGCGCTCGCCCAAGCGGACCGCGCGCTCCGGAACGCCGCGGGGAATTACTACGTGAACGACAAGCCGACCGGCGCCGTGGTGGGCCAGCAACCGTTCGGCGGCGCCCGCGCGAGCGGCACCGACGACAAGGCGGGCTCCATCCTCAACCTGCTGCGCTGGGTCGCTCCGCGCAGCATCAAGGAAACGTTCGCGCCGCCGACCGACTGGCGCTACCCGTTCATGGCGGAGCCCTGA
- the cutA gene encoding divalent-cation tolerance protein CutA — MIECCQVTTTLDSREAAERLGMALVDERLAACAQIAGPIASIYRWQGAVERAEEWYCHLKTTRARFPALAARLAALHPYDVPEVIALPIVAANPAYLAWIEECVRSAPTPSPSEP, encoded by the coding sequence ATGATCGAGTGCTGCCAGGTCACCACCACGCTCGACTCGCGCGAAGCAGCCGAGCGCCTGGGCATGGCCCTGGTGGATGAGCGACTCGCGGCCTGCGCTCAGATCGCGGGCCCGATCGCGAGCATCTACCGCTGGCAAGGCGCGGTGGAGCGGGCGGAGGAGTGGTACTGTCACCTCAAGACCACCCGCGCCCGCTTTCCGGCGCTCGCGGCCCGGCTCGCGGCGCTCCATCCCTACGACGTTCCTGAAGTGATCGCGCTTCCGATCGTGGCGGCGAACCCGGCCTATCTCGCCTGGATCGAGGAGTGCGTGCGTTCCGCGCCCACGCCGAGCCCGTCCGAGCCATGA
- a CDS encoding acyl-ACP desaturase produces the protein MGITEAARELFSKIEVLQDLEAKVRELMQIHEEKRELWFPADLINPAPDECPDTHFAKLRERAAGIPDPVRAALALNLLTEEGLPHFHRLLAVYLGDDSHWRTWNNLWTAEEDRHGQIIHDYARESRVLQQRRLEEMQFEYLKAGFHPAWDRDPYRVFAYTTVQERATQHSHAETGKLAAEYEPSLGIILGNVAREEARHYTFYRTVFEEILKRDPDQALHSASFILPSIDMPGHSMPGFRELADVIRRAGIYGPRDYLRIVQEQIRYWRIEKLTGLGELGRIAQEKILAIPDRLRRVAEIMETRSRAKTFRFDVVFNREFAME, from the coding sequence ATGGGCATCACGGAAGCTGCGCGGGAGCTGTTCTCGAAAATCGAGGTGCTTCAGGACCTTGAGGCCAAGGTCCGGGAGCTGATGCAGATCCACGAGGAGAAGCGGGAGTTGTGGTTTCCGGCGGACCTCATCAATCCGGCTCCCGACGAATGCCCCGACACCCATTTTGCCAAGCTCCGCGAGCGCGCCGCCGGGATTCCCGACCCGGTGCGCGCGGCGCTCGCGCTCAACCTCCTCACCGAGGAAGGGCTGCCCCACTTCCACAGGCTGCTCGCCGTGTACCTGGGCGACGACAGCCACTGGCGGACGTGGAACAACCTCTGGACGGCCGAGGAAGACCGGCACGGCCAAATCATCCACGACTACGCCCGGGAGTCGCGGGTCCTGCAGCAGCGCCGGCTCGAGGAGATGCAGTTCGAGTATCTCAAGGCGGGGTTCCACCCGGCGTGGGACCGCGACCCTTACCGGGTGTTCGCCTACACCACGGTTCAGGAGCGCGCGACCCAGCACTCGCACGCGGAAACCGGCAAGCTCGCGGCCGAGTACGAACCCAGTCTCGGCATCATCCTCGGCAACGTGGCGCGGGAAGAGGCCCGGCACTACACGTTCTACCGTACCGTCTTCGAGGAAATCCTCAAGCGCGATCCTGACCAGGCGCTCCACTCCGCATCGTTCATCCTGCCGAGCATCGATATGCCGGGCCACTCGATGCCGGGCTTCCGCGAGCTGGCGGACGTGATCCGCCGCGCGGGCATCTACGGTCCCCGCGACTATCTGCGCATCGTCCAGGAGCAGATCCGGTACTGGCGGATCGAGAAGCTCACCGGACTTGGCGAGCTGGGCCGCATCGCCCAGGAAAAGATCCTGGCGATTCCGGATCGGCTGAGGCGGGTGGCGGAAATCATGGAAACCCGAAGCCGCGCGAAGACCTTCCGCTTCGACGTCGTGTTCAACCGCGAATTCGCAATGGAATGA
- a CDS encoding extracellular solute-binding protein has translation MLILSSQRRCALLALVAALWACGPRGGASATPHDAAHGGQDLAGRLVVYNAGSLAKPFGDLLKAFHSRHPRVAPAEENSGSLEAARKLTELGKIPDVIGVADYGVIPKLLIPEFATWYASFATNAMVLAYTDRSTAAAEINDDNWWRILLRPGVRSGHSNPALDPNGYRTLMVYQLAERFYHQPGLAERLRRAVPARNVRPKEVDLTALVQAGELDYAWTYYSVAKTTGLRHVDLPAAINLSDPSKADWYAEARVWVPAPGRAARDSVEFVGQPIVYALTIPTAAPHPEVAAAFVHFIFSPDGQAILRDAGFVVLPKPELGGPGTPPAGLF, from the coding sequence ATGCTGATCCTCTCGTCCCAGCGGCGGTGTGCGCTGCTCGCCCTCGTTGCGGCGCTATGGGCGTGCGGCCCGCGCGGGGGTGCCAGCGCCACCCCGCATGATGCAGCGCATGGTGGGCAGGACCTCGCGGGGCGCCTTGTGGTGTACAACGCCGGCAGCCTGGCCAAGCCGTTCGGCGATCTGCTGAAGGCGTTTCACTCCCGGCATCCGCGCGTCGCGCCCGCCGAGGAGAACTCCGGCAGCCTCGAAGCGGCGCGCAAGCTCACCGAACTGGGCAAGATTCCCGACGTGATCGGCGTCGCCGACTACGGCGTCATCCCCAAACTGCTCATTCCGGAATTCGCCACCTGGTACGCCAGCTTCGCGACCAACGCGATGGTGCTGGCGTACACCGATCGCTCGACGGCGGCCGCGGAAATCAACGACGACAACTGGTGGCGCATCCTGCTCCGGCCGGGTGTGCGCTCGGGCCATTCCAACCCGGCGCTCGATCCCAACGGCTACCGGACGCTCATGGTCTATCAACTGGCCGAGAGGTTCTATCACCAGCCGGGGCTCGCCGAGCGGCTCCGCCGCGCGGTCCCGGCGCGGAACGTTCGCCCGAAGGAAGTCGATCTGACCGCGCTGGTGCAGGCCGGCGAGCTCGACTACGCCTGGACCTACTACTCGGTCGCGAAGACGACCGGTCTCCGCCACGTCGACCTGCCCGCCGCGATCAATCTGAGCGACCCGTCGAAGGCAGACTGGTACGCAGAGGCGCGCGTGTGGGTGCCGGCCCCGGGCCGCGCCGCCCGCGATTCGGTCGAGTTCGTGGGCCAGCCGATCGTATATGCGCTCACGATTCCCACCGCGGCCCCCCATCCAGAGGTCGCAGCCGCGTTCGTGCACTTCATCTTCTCCCCCGACGGGCAGGCGATCCTCCGCGACGCCGGCTTCGTCGTCCTGCCGAAGCCGGAGCTCGGCGGCCCCGGCACTCCGCCCGCCGGGCTCTTCTGA
- a CDS encoding porin, with amino-acid sequence MLRFICRALLLLAAAAPLAAQSAPAPDKSAEAPIVRLSGYAQVRETYQTDIGLTASINRARLAAGGAVAPGLTWRIQGEFRTGSAGAGSATVSLQDAYVRYAPRGPWALEAGQFKTPFTREFTTSLTVVETADRSTVVDSLAPKRDIGLMGEYTMHRIATLYTGVFNGEGQNVTANRDSTVLGVARLVVRPIAGVSLGANLARYFGDSTRYGADANYEAHGFVARGEYVAGSRDGIDAPVDEGWYALAGYFLIPSVQLVGKYEWFTRDAVSPQRKNRAWTAAVNAYPWSRRTRCVLEYISRKIGAPGIRRGEVLAQFQVTF; translated from the coding sequence ATGCTCCGCTTCATCTGCCGGGCGCTCCTGCTGCTCGCGGCCGCAGCGCCGCTCGCCGCCCAGTCGGCGCCAGCTCCCGACAAGTCGGCCGAGGCGCCGATCGTGCGTCTCAGCGGTTACGCGCAGGTCCGCGAAACCTACCAGACAGACATCGGGCTCACTGCGAGCATCAACCGCGCGCGGCTCGCGGCCGGCGGAGCCGTCGCGCCCGGGCTCACCTGGCGCATCCAGGGCGAGTTCCGCACCGGCTCGGCCGGCGCTGGCAGCGCCACCGTCTCGCTCCAGGACGCGTACGTCCGCTACGCACCGCGAGGGCCGTGGGCGCTCGAGGCGGGCCAGTTCAAGACACCGTTCACCCGGGAGTTCACGACGTCGCTCACGGTGGTCGAGACCGCCGACCGCTCCACCGTCGTGGACTCACTCGCGCCCAAGCGCGACATCGGTCTCATGGGCGAGTACACGATGCATCGGATCGCCACGCTCTACACCGGCGTATTCAACGGCGAGGGCCAGAACGTCACCGCTAACCGCGATTCGACGGTGCTGGGTGTTGCGCGACTCGTCGTCCGCCCCATCGCCGGAGTCTCCCTGGGCGCCAACCTGGCGCGCTACTTCGGCGACAGCACCCGCTACGGCGCCGACGCCAACTACGAGGCGCACGGCTTCGTCGCGCGGGGCGAATACGTCGCCGGATCGCGCGATGGCATCGATGCGCCGGTGGACGAGGGCTGGTATGCGCTCGCGGGCTACTTCTTGATCCCGAGCGTGCAGCTCGTGGGCAAGTACGAGTGGTTCACTCGTGACGCGGTGAGCCCGCAGCGGAAGAACCGGGCGTGGACCGCGGCGGTGAACGCCTATCCATGGAGCCGGCGCACGCGATGCGTGCTGGAGTACATCTCCCGCAAGATCGGCGCGCCCGGCATCCGCCGAGGCGAGGTGCTGGCGCAGTTCCAAGTCACGTTCTGA
- a CDS encoding thioredoxin domain-containing protein — translation MATAAPAGRPVTVPCAFCGRLNRVDIDRLAAGPKCAQCGRPIRLDRPLKVTDGDFDCVIGGSSLPIVLDCYADWCGPCRMMAPTLDEFALEFQGQVLVLKLDTDRNPATTPRLGIRGIPTLIAYRGGQEQRRHVGLADRSTLEALAGVGGAP, via the coding sequence ATGGCCACCGCTGCACCCGCCGGACGGCCCGTCACCGTGCCCTGCGCGTTCTGCGGGCGACTCAACCGCGTGGACATCGATCGCCTCGCCGCCGGTCCCAAATGTGCCCAATGCGGCCGGCCCATCCGCCTCGACCGTCCCCTCAAAGTGACCGACGGGGACTTCGACTGCGTCATCGGAGGGTCGAGCCTCCCCATCGTGCTCGACTGCTACGCCGACTGGTGCGGACCCTGCCGCATGATGGCCCCGACCCTCGACGAGTTCGCCCTGGAGTTCCAGGGCCAGGTACTGGTCCTCAAGCTCGACACCGATCGCAATCCGGCGACCACGCCCCGGCTTGGCATCCGCGGCATTCCTACGCTCATCGCGTACCGTGGCGGCCAGGAGCAGCGCCGGCACGTAGGGCTCGCCGATCGATCTACGCTCGAAGCGCTCGCCGGCGTGGGGGGCGCCCCCTAG